In the genome of Psychrilyobacter piezotolerans, the window TAATTTTGAAAGTGCAGGATCTCCAGGAATTATCTGAAACACTGAAAATGATATCACCGAAACAAGAAACAATGTGAAGATCATTATACAAATTCTTTTGATAAAATAAATCATATTTTCTCCTATTTTACAAAATAAAGGGTAGAGATATCCTGTACATAGATAGGATACGGAGTATATCCTCTTAGATCTTTACCCGTTGCAATTATTCCTGCCGGTGCCATAATAAACACGACTGGAATATCCTGAGCCAGTATCATTTGAGCTTCTTTATATAAGTCTATCTTAATTTTCTCATCTGTAATTTGAGTGATTTTTTTCATAACTGCATCGTATTCTTTAGAGTCATAGTTCATAAAATTTCTATTATGAGTGCTGATATAACGATTCAATATGTCGTAGGGTTCAATCTTTCCATCCAATGCAATTATTGTCCCTTCATATTTTCTACCTGCATAGATATCCTTTAGCCAAGTTCCCCATTCTACCTCAACTAAATTTGCTTTTATTCCTACTTTTTTCAGCTGCTCCGAAACAATAACTCCTGTGTCAGCGTGAAAACGATAGTTTGTAGGAAGACTTAGGGTAAATTCAAATCCATTTTCATACCCGGCTTCTTTTAATAACTTCTTAGCCTTTTCTATATTATGTGTATAAACACCTTCTGTTTCAGCATTATAATAATTTTTCATAACCGGACTCATATTAGTTCCGATGGGTTTTCCTAAACCTGCATCCAGTGTATCGATGATTTCCTGTGGGTTCATTGCATAGGCTATTGCCTGTCTGATTCTTAGATCATCAAATGGTTTCACCTTATTATTTAAAGATAAGATCTGCATAAGATTCTGTTCGGTTACAATTATATTGTGTGTATTTTCCAAAGTTGGAATATGAGTGGATCCCATACGTGGATAGAGATCTATTTCCCCCCTCTGAAGGGAAAGTATGGAACTCTGTTCATCCTTAATAATTGAAAATTCCACCTTGTCTATAGTTGGAATCCCCTCTATCCAATATTCTGTGAATTTTTCCATGACAAGTTTTTGTCCCGGCAGATATTCTATAAATTTAAATGGTCCTGTTCCAATAGGCGACTGTTCAATATCCACTACATCCCCTGGAATGATAGCTGTAGTAAATTTACTCAGGATAGTTCCGTCTACTTTATTTAATTCTATTGCAACAGTTTTTTCATCTATTTTTTTTATTTCTTTTATATTTTTAGCCAGATCCCTTACAACTGAGTTTCCTGGGAAATCACCATTGATCCTGGTCAATGAAAATATAATATCTTCCACTTTCAC includes:
- a CDS encoding ABC transporter substrate-binding protein; its protein translation is MKKLIGLLAVLMLMVSGCGEDKSSDESSLKTKADGGELVVRISQDMDFLDPHKAIAAGTYEVMFNVFEGLLKPTNEGKLVPAVAESFEISEDNLVYTFKLRDGIKFHNGKDVKVEDIIFSLTRINGDFPGNSVVRDLAKNIKEIKKIDEKTVAIELNKVDGTILSKFTTAIIPGDVVDIEQSPIGTGPFKFIEYLPGQKLVMEKFTEYWIEGIPTIDKVEFSIIKDEQSSILSLQRGEIDLYPRMGSTHIPTLENTHNIIVTEQNLMQILSLNNKVKPFDDLRIRQAIAYAMNPQEIIDTLDAGLGKPIGTNMSPVMKNYYNAETEGVYTHNIEKAKKLLKEAGYENGFEFTLSLPTNYRFHADTGVIVSEQLKKVGIKANLVEVEWGTWLKDIYAGRKYEGTIIALDGKIEPYDILNRYISTHNRNFMNYDSKEYDAVMKKITQITDEKIKIDLYKEAQMILAQDIPVVFIMAPAGIIATGKDLRGYTPYPIYVQDISTLYFVK